From a single Coriobacteriaceae bacterium genomic region:
- a CDS encoding YfcC family protein, whose product MPDAKQEKPKRRFHLQLPHVYTIAFMLIVFFAVLTWIVPSGQFDRQTIQTAAGEREVAVAGTYQEVDKVYTDSETGETVDLRQGIDAVLQAPAKGIQAAADVVAFVLLIGGSFAIVTKTNALNAGMSRVIKKLKNKDILIIPISMILLSICGTTFGMSEEALPFYAIFIPIMLSIGYDSMTAFIICFLGPNLGYCASTIDPFNVLIAQGVIGIEGNPQLWLRAILWVIFTAAGIFWAMRYARRVKLDPKSSITYEDDKQKRIEFSVTDASIEEEFTLRHKLVLIDFAVGMGVIVWGLVTQGWYMDEISMVFLAMGLLAGILGGLDEKTIAEEFVRGIADFAYAACIIGIARGILVVAEGGMIIDSILNWLVGLLAGAPSFIYTTFMYIVLGLLSLLVPSSSGLAALTMPVMGPLTELMGLNPGAAVTALQFANQTVNTISPVAGMTVAGLAVAKISFGQWWKTIWKFFIFMVLFGLVATVISGLLPM is encoded by the coding sequence ATGCCGGATGCCAAACAGGAGAAGCCCAAGCGCAGATTCCATCTCCAGCTTCCCCATGTGTACACCATCGCGTTCATGCTGATCGTGTTCTTCGCGGTGCTCACATGGATCGTCCCATCGGGTCAGTTCGACCGCCAGACCATTCAGACGGCCGCGGGCGAGCGAGAAGTCGCCGTAGCCGGAACGTACCAAGAGGTCGACAAGGTCTACACCGATTCGGAGACGGGGGAGACCGTCGATCTGCGACAGGGCATCGATGCCGTCCTGCAGGCTCCCGCCAAGGGCATTCAGGCTGCGGCCGATGTCGTCGCGTTCGTCCTGCTGATCGGCGGATCGTTCGCCATCGTCACCAAGACCAACGCCCTAAACGCCGGCATGAGCCGCGTGATCAAGAAGCTGAAGAACAAGGACATCTTGATCATCCCCATCTCCATGATCCTGCTCTCGATCTGCGGCACCACGTTCGGCATGTCCGAGGAGGCGCTGCCGTTCTACGCGATCTTCATCCCCATCATGCTGAGCATCGGGTATGACTCCATGACCGCGTTCATCATCTGCTTCCTCGGCCCCAACCTTGGTTACTGCGCATCCACTATTGATCCTTTCAACGTGCTGATCGCCCAGGGCGTTATCGGCATCGAGGGAAATCCCCAGCTTTGGCTCCGCGCCATCCTGTGGGTCATCTTCACCGCCGCGGGCATTTTCTGGGCCATGCGCTACGCGCGCCGCGTCAAGCTCGATCCCAAGTCCTCCATCACCTATGAGGACGATAAGCAGAAGCGCATCGAGTTCTCTGTCACCGATGCCTCTATCGAAGAGGAGTTCACGCTTCGCCACAAGCTCGTCCTCATTGATTTCGCGGTCGGCATGGGCGTTATCGTGTGGGGCCTCGTTACCCAGGGCTGGTATATGGACGAGATCTCCATGGTGTTCCTGGCCATGGGCCTTCTTGCCGGCATACTCGGCGGCCTGGACGAGAAGACCATTGCGGAGGAGTTCGTCCGCGGAATCGCCGACTTCGCCTACGCAGCCTGCATCATCGGCATTGCCCGCGGCATCCTGGTCGTCGCAGAGGGCGGAATGATCATCGACTCTATTCTTAACTGGCTCGTCGGACTCCTTGCGGGCGCTCCGTCCTTCATCTATACCACCTTCATGTACATCGTCCTCGGCCTGCTTTCGCTGCTGGTTCCTTCCAGCTCCGGCCTCGCTGCACTCACCATGCCCGTCATGGGCCCGCTGACCGAGCTTATGGGCCTCAATCCCGGGGCTGCCGTCACCGCTCTGCAGTTCGCGAACCAGACCGTCAACACCATCAGCCCCGTTGCGGGCATGACCGTCGCGGGTCTTGCCGTGGCGAAGATCTCCTTCGGGCAATGGTGGAAGACCATCTGGAAGTTCTTTATCTTCATGGTTCTGTTCGGATTGGTCGCGACTGTGATCTCCGGCCTACTGCCGATGTAG